From Bosea sp. NBC_00550, the proteins below share one genomic window:
- a CDS encoding DUF4170 domain-containing protein, with the protein MSAEPDQKQLLHLVFGGELASLEGVTFKDLAKLDIVGIFPNYASAHMAWKAKAQQTVDQAQTRYFVVHLHRLLDPEATKA; encoded by the coding sequence ATGAGCGCGGAACCAGATCAGAAGCAGCTTCTCCATCTCGTCTTCGGCGGCGAGCTCGCCTCGCTGGAAGGCGTCACCTTCAAGGATCTGGCGAAGCTCGACATCGTCGGGATCTTCCCGAATTATGCCAGCGCCCACATGGCCTGGAAGGCCAAGGCCCAGCAAACGGTCGACCAGGCGCAGACGCGCTATTTCGTCGTGCATCTGCACCGCCTTCTCGACCCCGAAGCAACCAAGGCCTGA
- a CDS encoding DUF6101 family protein yields MASVTPAAGEGGFAPHLLGGSTTTAIVSSNPMPARPAAPAIERLASVRILRGSANWRGVALRLANPAGDDDRFELALTAGDGRSIVVACADEADAVALWRDFGRASGLPLLLETADGVVSEPFPQIGRVALGPVRIRRRHGLLNGRRPRFLTRRKTGRIAELPVIVSGDRLTD; encoded by the coding sequence ATGGCCAGCGTCACGCCGGCTGCCGGGGAGGGTGGCTTTGCGCCGCATCTCCTCGGCGGCTCGACAACCACAGCGATCGTTTCCAGCAACCCGATGCCGGCCCGGCCGGCGGCGCCCGCGATCGAGCGCCTGGCTTCCGTGCGAATCCTGCGCGGCTCGGCCAATTGGCGCGGGGTCGCGTTGCGTCTCGCCAACCCGGCGGGTGACGATGACCGTTTCGAGCTTGCGCTGACGGCCGGCGATGGCCGCTCCATCGTGGTCGCCTGTGCCGATGAGGCCGATGCCGTCGCTCTCTGGCGTGATTTCGGCCGCGCCAGCGGCTTGCCGCTGCTGCTCGAAACTGCTGACGGCGTGGTGAGCGAACCCTTCCCGCAGATCGGCCGCGTCGCGCTGGGCCCGGTGCGGATCAGGCGTCGCCACGGCCTGCTCAATGGCCGTCGCCCGCGTTTCCTGACGCGTCGCAAGACCGGACGGATCGCGGAGTTGCCGGTGATCGTTTCCGGCGACAGGCTGACGGATTAA
- a CDS encoding 16S rRNA (uracil(1498)-N(3))-methyltransferase codes for MSVPDFARHRLFIDGALVPGVALPLEREQANYLLNVLRFKAGETVLVFNGRDGEWLASVVPEGRKQATLALVKQVKPQPPAGDLHCLFAPLKHARLDYMAQKAVEMGASVLQPVITRRTQVSRLNLDRMRANAIEAAEQCGILSLPSVEPELPLQAALASLAQERLLIFCDEAAGEVSPIAALAERERAPLAVLIGPEGGFDEAERQLIRSRPNTLPISLGPRILRADTAAVAALAVVQATLGDWSRR; via the coding sequence ATGTCCGTCCCAGATTTCGCCCGCCATCGGCTCTTCATCGATGGAGCCTTGGTACCGGGTGTGGCGCTTCCGCTGGAGCGCGAGCAGGCGAACTATCTGCTCAACGTCCTGCGCTTCAAGGCGGGCGAGACGGTGCTCGTCTTCAACGGCCGCGACGGAGAATGGCTGGCGAGCGTCGTGCCAGAGGGACGCAAGCAGGCGACGCTCGCCCTCGTCAAACAGGTGAAGCCGCAGCCGCCTGCGGGGGATCTGCACTGTCTCTTCGCACCGCTGAAGCATGCCCGCCTCGATTATATGGCGCAGAAGGCGGTCGAGATGGGGGCGAGCGTCCTCCAGCCGGTCATCACCCGGCGCACGCAGGTTTCGCGTCTCAACCTCGACCGCATGCGCGCCAATGCCATCGAGGCGGCGGAGCAATGCGGAATCCTGAGCCTGCCCTCCGTCGAGCCCGAACTGCCGCTGCAGGCCGCTCTCGCTTCTCTGGCGCAGGAGCGGCTGCTGATCTTCTGCGACGAGGCCGCGGGGGAGGTTAGTCCCATAGCGGCATTGGCGGAGCGGGAACGGGCGCCGCTGGCGGTTCTGATCGGACCGGAGGGCGGTTTCGACGAGGCCGAACGGCAGTTGATCAGGTCTCGGCCGAACACCCTGCCGATCTCGCTCGGCCCGCGCATCCTGCGCGCCGATACCGCGGCGGTCGCCGCGCTCGCCGTTGTCCAGGCCACGCTCGGGGACTGGTCCCGGCGCTGA
- a CDS encoding 3'(2'),5'-bisphosphate nucleotidase CysQ: MTLPIAGELMKAACESCLEAGALALDLFRPGAQTAARTWSKSGGSPVTEADIGVDTFLRVRLSALLPEAAWLSEETVDDALRLSHRFVWVVDPIDGTRAFMSGSPDWAVCVALLDAGEPVLGIVHAPACDATYTALRGGGAKRSGDTIQTSPAGSLAGARIAGPKPMLDALAQFEQFEAAAKIPSLALRLTRIADGTIDAGLISSDARDWDLAAADLVLSEAGGRLSDATGGAVAYNRPTPVHGMLIASNGALAAPLLHAVGRLRDGQTQSV, translated from the coding sequence ATGACGCTACCGATCGCGGGCGAGCTGATGAAGGCAGCCTGCGAAAGCTGCCTGGAAGCCGGGGCCCTCGCACTGGATCTCTTCCGCCCGGGCGCGCAGACGGCGGCACGCACATGGTCCAAGAGTGGCGGCTCGCCGGTGACGGAGGCCGATATCGGCGTCGACACCTTCCTGCGCGTTCGCCTGTCGGCCCTGTTGCCGGAAGCTGCCTGGCTCTCCGAGGAGACGGTCGACGACGCCCTGCGCCTGTCGCACCGCTTCGTCTGGGTCGTCGATCCCATCGACGGCACGCGCGCCTTCATGAGCGGCTCGCCCGACTGGGCCGTCTGTGTCGCGCTGCTGGACGCCGGCGAGCCGGTGCTCGGCATCGTCCACGCCCCAGCCTGCGACGCGACTTATACGGCACTGCGGGGCGGCGGCGCGAAGCGCAGCGGCGACACCATCCAGACCTCGCCGGCCGGTAGCCTTGCCGGCGCAAGGATCGCCGGCCCCAAGCCGATGCTGGACGCGCTGGCGCAGTTCGAGCAGTTCGAGGCAGCCGCCAAGATCCCCTCGCTCGCGCTCAGGCTGACGCGCATCGCCGACGGCACGATCGACGCCGGGCTGATCTCGTCCGATGCACGCGACTGGGACCTCGCAGCGGCCGATCTCGTGTTGAGCGAGGCCGGCGGGCGGCTCAGCGACGCCACAGGAGGGGCTGTCGCCTATAACCGCCCCACTCCCGTGCATGGCATGCTGATTGCCAGCAATGGCGCGCTCGCCGCCCCGCTTCTGCATGCAGTCGGGCGGCTGCGCGACGGACAGACGCAGTCCGTCTGA
- a CDS encoding lysophospholipid acyltransferase family protein: MGFSLLKTRAAQETLGRLLAGYLRLVQRTNKIVFEPADIYDDVRPELPVIFAMWHGQHIMIPFARPDWMPACSLVSRHGDGGFNAVALRELGIGAIRGSGALGKKVREKGGASAFLAMVRRLAAGDTMVLTADIPKRARIAGPGIIALARASGRPIRAVAVVTSRRIDFNSWDRASIGLPFGRGAIVVGEPILVARDADEATQEAARLALQASLDDVHARAYAIVGSRDPGAGLRERQQPAGAPA; the protein is encoded by the coding sequence ATGGGGTTTTCCCTCCTCAAGACGCGCGCGGCGCAGGAAACGCTCGGCCGATTGCTGGCCGGCTATCTGCGCCTCGTGCAGCGCACCAACAAGATCGTCTTCGAACCGGCGGACATCTATGACGATGTCCGGCCGGAGCTGCCCGTCATCTTCGCGATGTGGCACGGCCAGCACATCATGATCCCCTTCGCCCGGCCGGACTGGATGCCGGCCTGCTCGCTGGTCTCCCGCCATGGCGATGGCGGCTTCAACGCCGTGGCGCTGCGCGAACTGGGGATCGGCGCGATCCGCGGCTCCGGCGCGCTGGGCAAGAAGGTGCGCGAAAAGGGCGGCGCCAGCGCCTTCCTGGCGATGGTGCGCCGTCTGGCGGCGGGCGACACGATGGTGCTGACCGCCGATATCCCCAAGCGAGCCCGCATCGCCGGCCCCGGCATCATCGCTCTCGCGCGCGCTTCCGGCCGGCCGATCCGCGCCGTCGCGGTCGTCACCAGCCGCCGCATCGATTTCAACAGCTGGGACCGCGCCTCGATCGGCCTGCCCTTCGGACGCGGCGCGATCGTCGTCGGCGAACCGATCCTGGTCGCGCGCGATGCCGACGAGGCGACGCAGGAAGCAGCCCGCCTCGCCCTGCAGGCGAGCCTCGACGACGTCCATGCGCGGGCCTATGCGATCGTCGGCAGCCGCGATCCGGGCGCAGGCCTGCGTGAGCGGCAGCAGCCGGCCGGGGCGCCGGCATGA
- a CDS encoding methyl-accepting chemotaxis protein, with translation MKLSLRLKDMRIRTKIAIPLIAMGLIGLGTAIYAGNEYARIQKTYSDLIDQRATAILGSAQSTLATSYILRDLYKAIAYPEFMKQNATSIEDVRKGYDLALQQLTNAKISFPEKHAEFDGLARRITELKSKIDDVTKQASRDEDLPALSVMSELDRAFGTIIADAVKLNGEIKGDTLTAAHVLDAEAQQLDWLMLVLTLVGTLLGLAGAMLLARQSITKPLDQLKERMADLAAGNYAVEIDGQVRRDELGAMARTVQVFKENGLAVQRLEAETAESRDASEAERRIIEQERAARSHEQDRLAAEQRQVMEALAEGLDRLSRGDLTCRIDAELAAEYEKLRDDFNLAVGHLAETIRTIQATSGDVSNTALEINTGADDLSKRTEEQASSLEETAATTEQLAASVKASAQSSHQAVALADEAMDVARKGGAIVQDAVDAMARIEAASRKISDITTVIDEIAFQTNLLALNAAVEAARAGDAGKGFAVVASEVRTLAQRSGEAAKDITTLITESGAEVAQGVGLVRSAGAALERIVDASRKVSATVSEISAAATEQSHGIDEMSQAVAHMDEMTQQNAALAEESAASATALANQIERLNDLVASFRTRDDVTALRGIAATMASPQGDDGWDQRLRA, from the coding sequence ATGAAACTGTCATTGCGCCTGAAGGACATGCGGATTCGCACGAAGATCGCGATCCCGCTCATCGCGATGGGCCTGATCGGGTTGGGCACCGCGATCTACGCCGGCAACGAATACGCCCGTATCCAGAAGACCTATTCGGACCTGATCGACCAACGCGCCACTGCGATCCTCGGCTCGGCCCAGTCGACCCTGGCGACGAGCTACATCCTGCGCGATCTCTACAAGGCGATCGCCTATCCCGAATTCATGAAGCAGAACGCCACGAGCATCGAGGATGTCCGCAAGGGCTACGATCTCGCGCTGCAGCAGCTCACCAACGCCAAGATCAGCTTCCCCGAGAAGCATGCCGAGTTCGACGGGCTGGCGCGTCGGATCACCGAGCTCAAGTCCAAGATCGACGACGTGACCAAGCAGGCTTCGCGCGACGAGGACCTGCCGGCGCTCTCGGTGATGTCTGAGTTGGACCGGGCCTTCGGAACGATCATCGCCGACGCCGTGAAGCTCAACGGCGAGATCAAGGGCGATACGCTGACGGCCGCACACGTGCTCGATGCCGAGGCGCAGCAGCTCGACTGGCTGATGCTGGTGTTGACCCTCGTCGGCACCTTGCTCGGCCTTGCCGGCGCGATGCTGCTCGCCCGGCAGTCCATCACCAAGCCGCTCGACCAGCTCAAGGAGCGGATGGCGGACCTTGCGGCCGGCAACTATGCGGTCGAGATCGACGGCCAGGTGCGGCGCGACGAGCTCGGCGCGATGGCGCGGACCGTGCAGGTCTTCAAGGAGAACGGCCTTGCCGTGCAGCGCCTCGAAGCCGAGACGGCGGAGAGCCGCGACGCTTCTGAGGCCGAGCGACGCATCATCGAGCAGGAGCGCGCCGCCCGCTCGCATGAGCAGGATCGCCTCGCCGCCGAGCAGCGCCAGGTGATGGAGGCCCTTGCCGAAGGGCTCGACCGGCTGTCGCGGGGCGACCTGACGTGCCGCATCGATGCCGAGCTGGCGGCGGAATACGAGAAGCTGCGCGACGACTTCAATCTCGCGGTCGGCCATCTGGCCGAGACGATCCGCACGATCCAGGCGACATCCGGCGACGTCAGCAATACGGCGCTGGAGATCAACACCGGCGCCGACGACCTGTCCAAGCGCACCGAGGAGCAGGCCTCGTCGCTCGAGGAGACGGCTGCGACCACCGAGCAGCTCGCTGCCTCCGTCAAGGCGTCCGCCCAGTCTTCCCATCAGGCGGTGGCGCTCGCCGACGAGGCGATGGACGTTGCCCGCAAGGGCGGCGCCATCGTTCAGGATGCTGTCGATGCCATGGCGCGCATCGAGGCGGCCTCCCGCAAGATCTCCGACATCACCACGGTGATCGACGAGATCGCCTTCCAGACCAATCTTCTGGCGCTTAACGCCGCGGTCGAGGCCGCACGCGCCGGCGACGCGGGCAAGGGCTTCGCGGTCGTCGCCTCGGAGGTGCGGACGCTCGCCCAGCGCTCGGGCGAGGCTGCCAAGGACATCACCACGCTGATCACCGAATCCGGGGCGGAGGTGGCGCAGGGCGTCGGTCTCGTCCGTTCGGCGGGCGCCGCGCTGGAACGCATCGTCGATGCCTCGCGGAAGGTGTCCGCGACGGTCTCGGAGATTTCCGCCGCTGCGACGGAGCAGTCGCACGGCATCGACGAGATGAGCCAGGCCGTCGCCCATATGGACGAGATGACCCAGCAGAATGCGGCGCTGGCCGAGGAGAGCGCGGCTTCCGCGACGGCGCTCGCCAACCAGATCGAGCGCCTCAACGATCTCGTCGCCAGCTTCCGGACGCGCGATGATGTCACGGCGCTGCGCGGCATCGCAGCCACGATGGCCTCGCCGCAAGGCGATGACGGCTGGGATCAGCGCCTGCGCGCCTGA
- a CDS encoding Flp family type IVb pilin, with protein MKQIGASFAGFLSDERGATSIEYAFIASLVSIVILGAVTLIGTRLNTLFEGVVPGLGK; from the coding sequence ATGAAGCAGATCGGCGCCAGCTTTGCGGGGTTCTTGAGCGACGAGCGTGGCGCCACGTCGATCGAGTACGCTTTTATCGCCAGCCTGGTTTCGATCGTCATCCTCGGTGCCGTCACGCTGATCGGCACGCGCCTCAACACACTGTTCGAGGGCGTTGTCCCCGGCCTCGGGAAATAG
- a CDS encoding carboxylate-amine ligase gives MMAAQRFGIEEEYFLADAASRGAVRKVPPAFIDDAQKAFPDEVQREMLQSQIEVATAICTTMAEARSALARLRSGLADIAGRHGLLLLASGTHPSAIWSRQRVTEAARYDRLMQELQMIGRRNQLCGLHVHVEVPDEDERIRLMARIMPYLPLLLALSTSSPFWQGRRTGLMGYRLAAYAELPRTGLPELFVEPDEYRSYIAALVNSGAIKDESYIWWAMRPSMRHPTLELRIADSCTSLEDTLAIAALYRCLVRYLLRNPAVNARPAPATRGIALENFWRAQRYGIHGGFIDGAGTGMRPVADIVEGWIGRLAEDASALGCEAELARCGVIARDGTSADRQLAIHEEARQRDGDQAALAATVDWIAAETRRVEGVERGEETAQGLLRAC, from the coding sequence TTGATGGCTGCGCAGCGCTTCGGAATCGAGGAAGAGTATTTTCTGGCGGATGCCGCGAGCCGTGGCGCCGTGCGCAAGGTGCCGCCCGCCTTCATCGACGATGCGCAAAAAGCCTTTCCGGATGAAGTACAGCGGGAGATGCTGCAATCGCAGATCGAAGTCGCGACCGCGATCTGCACCACGATGGCGGAAGCCCGATCGGCGCTCGCAAGGCTCCGTTCAGGGCTTGCGGATATTGCCGGACGGCACGGCCTGCTGCTGCTGGCTTCCGGCACGCATCCCAGCGCAATCTGGTCGCGGCAGCGCGTCACCGAGGCCGCCCGCTACGATCGCCTGATGCAGGAACTGCAGATGATCGGCCGCCGCAACCAGCTCTGCGGGCTGCATGTGCATGTCGAAGTGCCCGATGAGGACGAGCGTATCCGGCTGATGGCGCGGATCATGCCGTATCTGCCGCTGTTACTGGCGCTCTCGACCTCATCCCCCTTTTGGCAGGGGCGGCGCACCGGGCTGATGGGCTATCGCCTCGCCGCCTATGCCGAGTTGCCGCGCACCGGATTGCCGGAACTCTTCGTCGAGCCGGACGAGTATCGGTCCTATATCGCCGCGCTGGTGAATTCCGGCGCGATCAAGGACGAGAGCTACATCTGGTGGGCCATGCGGCCCTCGATGCGCCATCCCACGCTGGAGCTGCGCATCGCCGACAGCTGCACCAGCCTCGAGGACACGCTTGCGATCGCCGCGCTCTATCGCTGCCTCGTCCGCTATCTCCTGCGCAACCCGGCGGTGAATGCGAGGCCGGCGCCGGCGACGCGCGGCATCGCGCTGGAGAACTTCTGGCGGGCGCAGCGCTACGGTATCCATGGCGGCTTCATCGATGGCGCGGGCACCGGCATGCGCCCGGTCGCGGATATCGTGGAAGGCTGGATTGGCCGCTTGGCGGAGGATGCCTCGGCGCTCGGCTGCGAGGCCGAGCTGGCGCGGTGCGGTGTCATCGCTCGCGACGGCACCAGCGCCGACCGGCAGCTCGCGATACATGAAGAGGCCCGCCAGCGCGATGGCGACCAGGCGGCACTGGCCGCGACGGTCGATTGGATCGCCGCCGAAACCCGCCGCGTTGAGGGCGTGGAGCGCGGTGAAGAGACAGCGCAGGGCCTGCTTCGCGCCTGCTGA
- a CDS encoding LysR substrate-binding domain-containing protein, with protein MAHVLDADQLKTFVAIADTGSFTRAAEIVFKTQSAVSMQMKRLEERVGRPLFGRDGRHAKLTEDGERLLDYARRIVRLNLECVASFADADLKGRIRLGVPDDYADRYLPEILARFAHSNPRAEVTVVCEPTPMLAERIATGDIDLAIITHVESRGQGEIIRIEPLLWVTSARHGVHEEDPLPLALGRPTCNWRQAAVDALESKGRRFRVLYASWNSTAVGAAVLAGLAVSVLPESAVRPGMRILGPSEGYATLPSCKIGLLRTRFDPSVLSNALAEHIIQSLDNLASFKTAAE; from the coding sequence ATGGCCCATGTGCTCGATGCCGATCAGCTCAAGACCTTTGTCGCCATCGCCGATACCGGCTCCTTCACCCGCGCCGCCGAGATCGTCTTCAAGACGCAGTCGGCGGTCTCGATGCAGATGAAGCGGCTCGAGGAGCGTGTCGGCCGCCCCCTGTTCGGGCGTGACGGTCGCCACGCCAAGCTGACGGAAGATGGCGAGCGCCTGCTCGATTATGCCCGCCGCATCGTCCGGCTGAACCTCGAATGCGTCGCCTCCTTCGCCGATGCCGACCTCAAGGGCCGCATTCGCCTCGGCGTGCCCGACGACTATGCCGACCGCTATCTGCCGGAGATCCTCGCCCGCTTCGCCCATTCGAACCCGCGCGCCGAGGTCACGGTCGTCTGCGAGCCGACCCCGATGCTGGCCGAGCGGATCGCGACCGGCGACATCGACCTCGCCATCATCACCCATGTCGAGAGCCGCGGTCAGGGCGAGATCATCCGGATCGAGCCGTTGCTCTGGGTCACCTCGGCACGCCATGGCGTCCATGAGGAGGATCCGTTGCCGCTGGCGCTGGGGCGGCCGACCTGCAACTGGCGACAGGCCGCGGTGGATGCGCTGGAGTCGAAGGGACGCCGCTTCCGCGTGCTCTATGCCAGCTGGAACTCGACGGCTGTCGGCGCTGCGGTGCTGGCGGGGCTGGCGGTTTCGGTGCTGCCGGAAAGCGCCGTCAGGCCGGGCATGCGCATCCTCGGCCCGTCCGAGGGTTACGCCACCCTGCCCTCGTGCAAGATCGGGTTGCTGCGCACCCGTTTTGACCCGTCGGTGCTCTCGAACGCGCTGGCCGAGCACATCATCCAGAGCCTGGACAATCTGGCGAGCTTCAAGACGGCGGCGGAATAA
- a CDS encoding glutamate--cysteine ligase, with protein sequence MARDVSDSTPIGSKDELVSWIAAGEKPESAFRIGTEHEKFPFYRSDLAPVPYEGRAGAGGIRALLEGMQQRLGWEPILDAGNIIGLAGPDGGGAISLEPGGQFELSGAPLATLHETQSELAAHIADVNAVAAPHGIAFTALGASPLWTRAETPMMPKGRYKIMANYMPKVGTHGLDMMFRTCTVQVNLDFATEADMVRKLRVSLALQPLATALFASSPFLERRLNGFQSMRSEIWRDTDNARSGMIAFAFDEGMSYEGYVDWALDVPMYFVKRGDIYHDVAGASFRDLLAGKLPQLPGERATISDWANHLSTLFPEVRLKRFLEMRGADAGPADMLTALPAFWVGLLYDQSALDAAWDIVKGWSAEERQALRDAVPKKGLAATIAGRKLSEIAAEVVELSRAGLVRRASRNAAGQDESVFLAPVHEIVARRQSLAERLEERFRSAWNGKVEPVMTELSL encoded by the coding sequence ATGGCTCGCGACGTGTCCGATTCGACCCCGATCGGTTCGAAGGATGAACTGGTCTCCTGGATCGCAGCCGGCGAGAAACCGGAATCCGCTTTCCGGATCGGCACCGAGCACGAGAAGTTCCCGTTCTACCGCAGCGATCTCGCGCCCGTTCCCTATGAGGGGCGCGCCGGAGCCGGCGGCATCCGTGCGCTGCTGGAAGGCATGCAGCAGCGCCTCGGCTGGGAGCCGATCCTCGATGCCGGCAACATCATCGGCCTCGCCGGCCCTGATGGCGGCGGCGCGATCTCGCTGGAGCCGGGCGGCCAGTTCGAATTGTCGGGCGCACCCCTGGCCACGCTGCATGAAACGCAGAGCGAACTCGCTGCGCATATCGCCGACGTGAACGCCGTCGCTGCCCCCCATGGCATCGCCTTCACGGCGCTGGGCGCATCTCCGCTCTGGACGCGTGCCGAAACGCCGATGATGCCCAAGGGCCGCTACAAGATCATGGCGAACTACATGCCGAAGGTCGGCACGCACGGCCTCGACATGATGTTCCGGACCTGCACGGTGCAGGTCAATCTCGACTTCGCCACCGAGGCCGACATGGTGCGCAAGCTCCGTGTCTCGCTCGCCCTGCAGCCGTTGGCGACGGCGCTGTTCGCTTCCTCGCCCTTCCTCGAGCGCAGGCTCAACGGCTTCCAGTCGATGCGCTCCGAGATCTGGCGAGATACCGACAATGCGCGCTCGGGCATGATCGCCTTCGCCTTCGACGAGGGCATGTCCTACGAGGGTTATGTCGACTGGGCGCTCGATGTGCCCATGTATTTCGTCAAGCGCGGCGATATCTATCATGACGTGGCCGGCGCCTCTTTCCGCGATCTGCTGGCCGGGAAGCTGCCGCAATTGCCGGGCGAGCGTGCGACCATCTCGGACTGGGCCAATCATCTCTCGACGCTGTTCCCGGAAGTCAGGCTGAAGCGCTTCCTCGAGATGCGTGGCGCCGATGCCGGCCCCGCCGACATGCTGACCGCGCTGCCGGCGTTCTGGGTGGGGCTGCTCTACGACCAATCGGCCCTCGATGCCGCCTGGGACATCGTGAAGGGCTGGAGCGCGGAAGAGCGCCAGGCGCTCCGCGATGCCGTTCCCAAGAAAGGGCTTGCCGCGACGATCGCGGGCCGCAAGCTGAGCGAGATCGCGGCCGAGGTGGTCGAACTCTCGCGCGCCGGTCTCGTCCGGCGCGCCAGCCGGAACGCTGCGGGCCAGGACGAGAGCGTCTTCCTGGCGCCTGTGCATGAGATCGTGGCGCGCCGCCAAAGTCTCGCAGAACGCCTGGAGGAGCGCTTCCGCTCTGCCTGGAACGGCAAGGTCGAGCCGGTCATGACCGAGCTGAGCCTTTAG
- a CDS encoding DUF1127 domain-containing protein, translated as MLLMTIAAKSLSSVSVGITRIATVGFGGIAQFVRAVIHRREVMRLAELDERGLKDIGLVRSDIAGALATPWFKDPSAVLADRSQALTDTAAARREHALLHAPAHPKRAANIDLAVARCA; from the coding sequence ATGCTGCTCATGACCATTGCCGCGAAGTCGCTCTCGTCCGTTTCGGTTGGGATCACGCGCATTGCCACGGTGGGTTTCGGCGGGATTGCCCAATTCGTTCGCGCCGTCATCCACCGTCGCGAGGTGATGCGCCTCGCCGAGCTCGACGAGCGCGGTCTCAAGGACATCGGGCTCGTGCGCTCCGATATCGCCGGTGCGCTGGCGACGCCGTGGTTCAAGGACCCGTCGGCCGTCCTCGCGGATCGTTCGCAGGCGCTGACGGACACGGCCGCGGCCCGCCGTGAGCACGCGCTTCTCCATGCGCCGGCCCACCCGAAACGGGCGGCCAACATCGATCTAGCGGTTGCACGCTGCGCCTGA
- the ubiA gene encoding 4-hydroxybenzoate octaprenyltransferase, giving the protein MPEPAPLHATPGTDTVLPDALKGHWVDTWAPRATRPFLKLARIERPIGWWLLLLPCWWAAGLAAIAAGRPYPDSWHSLLFLIGAVLMRGAGCTFNDIIDRKLDAEVARTRGRPLPSGQVTAKAAALFMIALSLGGLAVLLQFNRFTILLGIGSLAIVAVYPFMKRITNMPQFVLGLAFSWGGLMGWSAVFGQLDPPAYLIYAAAIAWTVGYDTIYAMQDIEDDVIAGIKSSARYFGDHTREAVALCFGLAVSLTGIAIWLVGGGAFAWLGLAAFAAHLGRQVTRLAGASSPEALVLFRSNRNAGLLLAGGLALDTISRALLAS; this is encoded by the coding sequence ATGCCGGAGCCGGCACCGCTCCACGCCACTCCCGGAACTGACACCGTCCTGCCCGACGCGCTCAAAGGGCATTGGGTCGATACGTGGGCGCCACGTGCGACCCGTCCCTTTCTGAAGCTCGCCCGTATCGAGCGGCCGATCGGCTGGTGGCTCCTGCTGCTGCCGTGCTGGTGGGCGGCGGGGCTCGCCGCGATCGCCGCCGGCCGGCCCTATCCCGATTCCTGGCACAGCCTGCTCTTCCTGATCGGCGCGGTCCTGATGCGCGGAGCCGGCTGCACCTTCAACGACATCATCGATCGGAAGCTCGATGCCGAGGTGGCGCGTACGCGCGGCCGGCCGCTGCCGTCCGGGCAGGTGACGGCCAAGGCAGCCGCGCTGTTCATGATCGCGTTGTCGCTCGGCGGGCTTGCCGTGCTGCTGCAGTTCAACCGCTTCACGATCCTGCTCGGCATCGGCTCGCTGGCGATCGTCGCGGTCTATCCCTTCATGAAGCGGATCACGAACATGCCCCAGTTCGTGCTCGGCCTCGCCTTCTCATGGGGCGGACTCATGGGCTGGAGCGCCGTCTTCGGACAGCTCGATCCGCCGGCCTATCTGATCTACGCGGCAGCGATCGCCTGGACGGTCGGCTACGACACGATCTATGCGATGCAGGACATCGAGGACGACGTCATCGCCGGCATCAAGTCGAGCGCCCGCTATTTCGGCGATCATACGCGCGAGGCCGTGGCACTCTGCTTCGGGCTGGCGGTGTCGCTCACGGGTATCGCGATCTGGCTCGTCGGTGGCGGTGCCTTCGCCTGGCTCGGGCTCGCCGCCTTCGCCGCTCATCTCGGCCGGCAGGTCACGCGCCTTGCGGGCGCGAGCTCGCCCGAGGCCCTGGTGCTGTTCCGCTCGAACCGCAATGCCGGGCTGCTGCTGGCCGGCGGGCTGGCGCTTGACACGATCAGCCGGGCGCTGCTGGCAAGTTAA